In Alligator mississippiensis isolate rAllMis1 chromosome 9, rAllMis1, whole genome shotgun sequence, the genomic stretch CACCTTCACCCGGAACATCAACCACGCGCGCCTGATGGtgggcggccgggccgggccgggggtgtCTGCCTGGGCAAGGAAGGGCTCCCGGGACGCGGCTGGAGCTGCGGGCAGGGCTCATGTCACACCGTCCTCTCCCTGGCAGGTGGTGGAGGAGCGCTGCGTTTACCGCGTGAACCCAGAGAACAGCGGCTGGACGGAGGTGCAGCGGGAAGCCTGGATTTCCTCCAGCCTTTTCGGCATCTCCCGGGCCGTCCAGGTCAGTGTTCGTTCCCAGGGTCCCCATGCGCGGCAGGGACGTGGCCCCCCGGGAGCCCGGCGTGCCGCCCAGACAGCCCTGGTGGGACGGGGGCAGCAAGCACTTGGAAGCTGATGCGCTGCTGGGACCGCTGGGTCTGAGCTGCAGCCTCACAGCGTCTCCTGTTGCAGGAGTTCGGCCTGGCCCGGTTCAAGAGCAACGTGACCAAGAGCACCAAGGGCTTCGAGTACGCGCTGGCTAGGATCCAAGGTGCGTgcgtgcgggcgggcgggcggggctgTTACCGGCTGGGTGTGTGGATTGCTGCCTGccgcagcaccagctctgccggCCCGGGCGGTGGAACCTGCGCTGTCAGGGCAGGGAGTTTGCCCCGGGAGGGCTGAGTGAGGGGAAGCTGTCCCTGCCCTCCAGGGGCGGAGGCGCCCAGACGATTACAGGTCAGTGACTCATTGCAGGGGAAGCTCCATCCAAAACGCTGGTGGAGACCGCAAAGCAGGCAACGGAGAAGGCCAAGGAGACGGCCTTAGCAGCTACAGAGAAAGCTAAGGACCTGGCCAGCAAGGCAGCCACCAAGAAGCAGCAGTACATGTGAGCTCAGCTCCACCTGTTTCTCCCCCCAGACAGGACCTCCGtagattttatattttttaatcaatGTTGTACAAGTCTGACAATCAGTGATGGAGAACGCCTTCCTGAGATGTAATTATCATTAAACATTCGACTCCCTGAGGCTTGTTTTggctgggcctggctggcagTGCAGGTCCATGTGTCACCCAGGGCCAGGGTTAGACACCACCAGCAGGCTAGGGAGGGCGTAGGCTGCTGGAAGCAGGAGGCCAAGTCCCAATCCCGGGGatgagggctggggctgtgacagcagGTGCAGCTCTCCAGGAGATGCTGGCTTTGGCCCCCCTGTTCCTGTTGCATTCAGCAATGTCCTGGCAGCAGAGGGAGGCGCTCAGGTGCCTACAGCCCCTGCTGGCGCTCGGCCCTGTGCGAGCAGAGGCGGCCTGACAGGGTGTGGGGCatcgctgctgcctgcctgcttgcgGGGCAGCATTTTCTGAAGCGGTTCCAGTTCCTGCCACCCAGAGCAAGAGCCcccaccttcttccctcccctcagtGCACCTGTGGCTGTCAGAGCATGCAGTTCGGTCCCAGCAGCTGGCAGCGGTTGAAAGCAGGGGCAGGCTCCTCCCGCCGCATGCCTGGGTGGCGGGGTGTATGCAGGGGGTGCCCACGCTGCTCCAGGGGATGCGGCTGATGGGTCTTCAGGGCTCCTCCCGGGCCCAtgggctcagcagggtgctgggcaAGGAAGCTACGCGCACATCTGGACCAGGGCTCCTTGGGCTTAGGCTGTGGCAGCCTGGCTGGGTGCCGTCATAGCCACAGGCGATGGGTGCTGGAGTAGCTGTGCTCCCTGCCGGCACTGAAGCGGGCCAGCATATCCCCCTCGCTGCTGTCGAACACGGTCATTTCCACGTCGATCTCCGCATCCTCTGTGCGAGGAGGCAAAGCCTTGACAGGTCCTGCCCGGGAGGGGCTTCCCCTGctcagaccccctccccccacaggggtcCAGGTGGCCTGAGGTCTGCCTGCCCAGAGCCGGAGGGGGTGGTCTGGGGCCCGCGGCCACTGACCTTGGTCGGAGTCGGAGCGCTCCGAGGACAGCGCGGACgagtccaggctgctggccctCGTGCGCTCGCCGCCAGGACctggcaccagctgctccaggcGCCGCCGCAGACTCCGCTGCTCGTGCTGCAGCCGGTCCTTCAGCCTCTGGGCCCGCcgctcctgctcctccagcttctTCAGGGCCGCGGCAGAGGCACGGTtagcccctccttccctccccgctcctctGCTACCCCGGGCCTCccgctcctgccagcctgggggcgGAAGGGGGGCCCTCACCTGGATGTGCAGCCGGGCCCGGTGCAGGAGGCTGAGGGTGGTGTGGCGGGAGCGCTCTGCGCCGCCAGGAACCTGCTGCCGCAGCTGCTCCAGGCAGCGCCGGAGCTGCGCCCTCCTGCCCGGGGAGCGCGGGTCACGGGCCGCCAGGAGGGGCCCCGCACCtgcgccgccccgccccgtcccgccaCCTAcctgtgctgctccagctccttgTGCACGGACCTGCGGGGGGAGCGGGCAGAGCTGagccgcggggccggggccgccgtGCCcggagcccggggggggggaacCGCTGGGACCCTGCAGCCGCCTACCTGGCACTGgccgcggcgcggcgcggaggGGGGCGGCGGGGCTGCCAGGGCCGGGGCGAGGCGTAGCCGTGCTCCGCTTCTGCAGCACACGGCGGGGTCAGCGCGGCCGGGACCCCTCCCCCGGGGCCCACCCCCCGGAGCAGGCCGCCGGCCCCCGCCCCCGCTGCACCTCGGTCGCGGCGCTCCAGGTAGGCGGCCGCCTGCAGCAGCACGGcgatggggccggggccggggccggggccggggccgggcccccCCGGCGGCTCCATGACAGCTCCGCTCGCTACACTGTAACCgcccggggccgggggcggggccagcgCCGAGCCGCGCCGCGATTGGCCGGGGCCGCGCGACGTCACCGCTCTTTGACAACAACTTCGGGCGGGAAAGAGCCGGGCTTCAAATTTGAATCCGAGCAGGAGGCGGGGCCGCTTGTCAGgccccgcctcctcctcctccaggccCCGCCCTTCTCGTAACGTCACGCCGCGCCCCGAGAGGCCACGCCTCCCTGCTGTACACGCCCCCCGACGGGCCCGCGAGCCCCAGGGAAGCCCCCGCGCCGGGGCCGAGCTCGACGTCACGGCGCCCTCCCGCGGGGACTCCCCGGTGCTGCCCGCCCCCGGGAGGCGGCGGCGCGCGGTCTCGGGGCAGGATGTCCACCGGGCCAAGGGGCAGCAGCCGCCGACAGCTGGGCCCGCGGGGCAGccagggcaggtgccaggtcCCTGTGCGCGGCGGCCTGGCGCGAGGGCTGCTGCGGGCCCAGGCCCCGCGGACGCCCCCCGCCCCAGCGTggtctgggccaggccaggcccctgcctctgcctgggcaCCGCCATGCCCAGGAGCCGGGTGCCGGGAAGGCAGGCgtgccgcccacgcccgcccctGGGCCGCAGGGCGAAGGCCGGCACCAGCCGACCCGCGGTGGGCTGTCGGTGCCTGGAGGCGGGGGAAGCCACAGGCTGGGGCGCTGCTGGGCAGGGCGGAGGTGGGACCCTACCTGCGCCCTGCAGGGCTGGACACGGGTGCCCCgggcaggggcagaaaggggGCTCGGAAATGGTAGTTTTTTCCAGCATCTGATTATTATTATCGTCATCTCTGGCGACTGGGGCCCGAGAACAGAAGTTTGCCCggggccgccaggagtctaggtacggagCTGGAGCCCGGCCAGCGTCCCCAGCGCCGGCACCAGGTTGCTAGGCCCTGGCGGCGCCACACGGGCCGGGGCTGCCTCGAGCACAGCTGCTGCCGCCCTGGGTCTTTAACGGTGAACGTGGGCCTGAGCCTGGGGGCCAGAAGCCCACGGAGCTGCAGAAGGTCTGGGGCACCCAGAGCCTCCGGTGCCCGAGCAGGGTCAGGCTGCCAGCGGTGGGGCAGCCTGACTCCCGCGGTGGGGGCACGTGGCTAGGGGTGGCAGGGTTGGGTGGCGGGCGGCAGGTGCGTGGTGTAGCAGTGGGTGCAGACGCGCACCGGCTTCGGCTGTCCATAGTGCGGGAGCGGCGCCGTGTGCGGGGAGCAGCGGGCGCAGAAGATCTGCCGAGGGAGGCAGGGGTGAGCAGTGCCTGGGAGCCCAGCACCGCCCTGCCAGGACCCCCTCCCACCTGCACAGCACTGCGGGCCCCTCTGCCCTCGCGGGAGGGAGCAGGCCCTGTCCAGGCTCCTACCTTCCCGCAGTTGCGGCAGTGGTGCCGCCGGCGCAGCAGGGTGAAGGGCGCGTGGCAGGCAGAGCACTGGCTGCAGCTACTGTCTGGCATCCACCGCGGCAGCCCGGTGGTGCCTGGGGAAGGATGGGCACCGTGAGGGGCCAGGCGGACgagggaccctgggcagggaccCAGCTCCATCTGCCCCCTTCCTGGCCGGGTCACTTgggtgggctggagggccacaatGGTCCCCAAAGCCGCTTGGACCAGCTGAGCGGTGGGGTGGCCCCAGGGCAAGCACAGGGGCTTTCTGGTGGAGCCCTGTCCCTCTCACCTGTTCCCTCGTGGCTGGTGGAGCACAGGGCGCAGTTGGGTATGCGGGGGCCGGTCTCTGCCAGGCACGCGTCGCCTTCCTTGTCCGTGGCTGGGGGCGGACGGGGTGTTAGCACCGTGCAGGCTCGCTGTGCACCCCATCTCAGGCCACTCCAGGGGCCGCTTCCTGTGGTCATATCCCTGCATAGAGGGCTCTCATCCCCCAGGGCAGCTCGcagggaccccaggtgccagccccgcCTGCACTGAAAGGTGACCCCAGGGCAGCACAcgacccctgcccctacccagacCAGACACAGGGGCCGGGCTCCAGCATCAAGCACTGGGATCCAGCCTAAGGGATTCTTGCAACTAGCCCACTGGGCCCGGCTGCCTGCACTGAGCACACTCGCAGCCGGCACCTGGTGCCTCAGGCTGGGACATCACGATGGTGAACACAGTCCTGAGGATGCTCCGCAGGTCGCTGGCAAAGTTGGTCTGCAGCTGGTCGGCCACTCCTGCGAGAAGAGCACAGCGTCAGGGCGGGGCTGGCGGGCAGGTCTCAGTGGCACGgcgggggctgcagagccacaagCTCCCGGGCTCGGCTATTTCCAGGCCCCACAGGCAGCTCCCCAGCCCTCACCCGCAGCGGGCAGTCTAGTCCCCCCGTGCTGGGAAAGCCACGTGTCTGTGCCCAGCGCTTACCTGAGATGCAGACGAAGAGCGTGTGGATCATGTCCCAGGTGCTGCTGTAGCGGGAGCGGAGCTCTGCCCGCCGGGCATGCTGCACGGTGCCAGGAGGCACACAGAGATGTTTGCTGCCCAGGGGCCTGCGCGGAGGAGAAAGTTAAAGGGCCTCGCCCTAGAGCACAACCCAACCCGGAGCAGCCTCTAAGGGTCAGGCAGCTTGGACACTGTCCCCCAGGGCAAGCAGCCCAGGTGCAGCTGCCCACCCGCTGCCTGTGGCCACCTACCTGCTGCAGGCACCAGGGCCTCGGTCACTGCATGGCAACGGAGGAAGAGCTGGGGTCTGGCCCAGGTTGGTCCCCTCAGCCCGGGAGTGGGTATGGggcccccagcactgccctgcccagggtgCCTGGCCAAAGGCCACAGgcaagagctggggctgtggctcctgggcagcccaggctgtgctgggcagggctggggcaggggccagcagggctggggtgtcaCAGGCGGTAGTCAGGTTACCAGGGCAGGCACTTGGAGGCCTGTGGAGATgaggcagccccagctctgtgccccCGAGTGCAGGCACCCCTGGGACACCCGTGTTGCAGCCTGCCCCTGGCCTCGCCCAGCACCCCGATGTGGTGCCAGGACCCCTGGCAgcctgcaggggagcagggccaggtggggcggccaggggctggggcagagcagcagcgcGGGGCTCCTCCAGTTGGGCCGCACACAGGCTCCTCTCCAGCAGGGACAGCTCCTCGGCTGACAGCGCCCGCAGCAGGTCCCTGCAGGGGCCACGGCAGGCGTGAGGGCCCCGCGGCTCTGCGGAGAGTCCCACTGCTCTCTCCAGCAGCACGTTGCCCTGCAcatgcctccagccctgtgcccccgCCTCACCCACCTGATCTTTCTCAACAGGACGTAGAAGGGGCTGAAGACCCTGGACATCTCCTCGGGCTGCCGCTCCAGGCTGAGTGGCCCCTCAGGGTAGATCAGGAGCCCACTGCAGGCAGGGAGtgatggggcagcagctcagatGGTGGCTTGAGCCCAAGAGCTCCAAGCCAGGTGCCCACCAGGCTGCCCCTGCATAGCCCCCCCGCCACcggccctgccccagcagtgcctgccctgaGCCCACCTGATGATGGCCAGGCGGGGAATGGTGAACATCAGCAGCGGCTCATACTGGTCGATCATCTCCTGCGTCAGGTACCCGAGTCTCAGGGCCCTGCAGAGGGTTAGGGGGCCTTAGTTGTatggggaagggggcactgcAGGGGTGCAAAGAGCCGCTGGGCACAGAGGCCAGCGCTGCGCTCTTTTCTCCT encodes the following:
- the MXD3 gene encoding max dimerization protein 3 isoform X1 — its product is MEPPGGPGPGPGPGPGPIAVLLQAAAYLERRDREAEHGYASPRPWQPRRPPPRRAAASARSVHKELEQHRRAQLRRCLEQLRQQVPGGAERSRHTTLSLLHRARLHIQVRAPLPPPGWQEREARGSRGAGREGGANRASAAALKKLEEQERRAQRLKDRLQHEQRSLRRRLEQLVPGPGGERTRASSLDSSALSSERSDSDQEDAEIDVEMTVFDSSEGDMLARFSAGREHSYSSTHRLWL
- the MXD3 gene encoding max dimerization protein 3 isoform X3 — encoded protein: MEPPGGPGPGPGPGPGPIAVLLQAAAYLERRDREAEHGYASPRPWQPRRPPPRRAAASARSVHKELEQHRRAQLRRCLEQLRQQVPGGAERSRHTTLSLLHRARLHIQKLEEQERRAQRLKDRLQHEQRSLRRRLEQLVPGPGGERTRASSLDSSALSSERSDSDQEDAEIDVEMTVFDSSEGDMLARFSAGREHSYSSTHRLWL
- the MXD3 gene encoding max dimerization protein 3 isoform X2 translates to MEPPGGPGPGPGPGPGPIAVLLQAAAYLERRDRGAAGAGAGGLLRGVGPGGGVPAALTPPCAAEAEHGYASPRPWQPRRPPPRRAAASARSVHKELEQHRRAQLRRCLEQLRQQVPGGAERSRHTTLSLLHRARLHIQKLEEQERRAQRLKDRLQHEQRSLRRRLEQLVPGPGGERTRASSLDSSALSSERSDSDQEDAEIDVEMTVFDSSEGDMLARFSAGREHSYSSTHRLWL
- the PRELID1 gene encoding PRELI domain-containing protein 1, mitochondrial; amino-acid sequence: MGKHCASTGVLKGPWDQVFAAFWQRYPNPYSKHVLTEDIVHREVTPDQKLLSRRLLTKTNRMPRWAERFFPANVAHSVYILEDSIVDPQNQTMTTFTRNINHARLMVVEERCVYRVNPENSGWTEVQREAWISSSLFGISRAVQEFGLARFKSNVTKSTKGFEYALARIQGEAPSKTLVETAKQATEKAKETALAATEKAKDLASKAATKKQQYM